The Megasphaera stantonii genome includes a window with the following:
- the dnaB gene encoding replicative DNA helicase: MEQRIPPQNVEAEQAVLGAMMLEHNAVVAAMEKLRPGDFYREVHRTIFEAMEHLHHDNKEVDVITLPEELRRMKKLDDVGGLEYILSLPNLVATAANIEYHANIVAEKALARNIITTCTELTSEAYDGEKEPEDLLDDAERRILQISESKRRGDFAPVGVVVEETLDKITKLYENKAGITGLPTGFRDLDRLTSGLQPSDLILVAARPSMGKTAFTLNIAQNVGVKQHKTVAFFSLEMSQEQLVQRLLCQIAHIDSQKLRTGQLNSDDEWTKLTDACDKLYQAPIYIDDTPGISVTEMRSKARRLKAEHGLDLIIVDYLQLMQGRNSESRQQEISEISRSLKALARELKVPLIALSQLSRSVESRQDKRPMLSDLRESGALEQDADIVSFLYREDYYDKETENQHITEIILAKHRNGPVGSVKLYFKGEYTLFLNLDTTHEDRL, translated from the coding sequence ATGGAGCAGCGGATTCCGCCGCAGAACGTAGAAGCGGAGCAGGCCGTGCTCGGCGCGATGATGCTGGAGCATAACGCCGTCGTAGCCGCCATGGAAAAGCTGCGGCCCGGCGATTTTTACAGGGAAGTGCATCGGACGATTTTCGAAGCCATGGAGCACCTGCACCATGACAACAAGGAAGTCGACGTCATCACCCTGCCGGAAGAGCTGCGGCGCATGAAGAAGCTCGACGACGTCGGCGGCCTGGAGTACATCCTCAGCCTGCCGAATTTGGTCGCGACGGCCGCGAATATCGAATATCACGCCAATATCGTGGCGGAAAAGGCCTTGGCCCGCAATATCATTACGACGTGCACCGAATTGACCTCGGAGGCTTACGACGGCGAGAAAGAGCCGGAGGATTTGCTGGACGACGCCGAACGGCGTATCTTACAGATTTCCGAGAGCAAGCGGCGGGGAGACTTCGCGCCTGTCGGCGTCGTCGTCGAAGAAACGCTGGACAAGATCACCAAGCTGTACGAAAATAAGGCGGGTATTACGGGCCTGCCTACGGGATTTCGCGATTTAGACCGCCTAACGTCGGGGCTGCAGCCGTCGGACTTAATCCTCGTCGCGGCTCGTCCGAGCATGGGGAAGACGGCCTTTACTTTGAATATCGCGCAGAACGTAGGCGTAAAGCAGCATAAGACCGTGGCCTTCTTTTCCCTGGAAATGTCTCAGGAACAGCTCGTACAGCGTCTGCTGTGCCAGATCGCCCACATCGATTCGCAGAAGCTGCGCACAGGCCAGCTCAACAGCGACGACGAGTGGACGAAGCTGACCGACGCCTGCGATAAATTGTATCAGGCGCCCATTTATATCGACGACACGCCGGGCATTTCCGTGACGGAGATGCGCTCCAAGGCTCGCCGTCTCAAGGCGGAACACGGCCTGGACCTGATCATCGTCGACTACCTGCAGCTCATGCAGGGGCGCAACTCCGAAAGCCGCCAGCAGGAAATTTCCGAAATTTCCCGTTCGCTGAAGGCCCTGGCCCGGGAGCTCAAGGTGCCCCTCATCGCCCTGTCGCAGCTCAGCCGAAGCGTAGAAAGCCGGCAGGATAAGCGGCCTATGCTCAGCGACCTGCGCGAATCGGGCGCGCTGGAACAGGACGCCGATATCGTGTCGTTCTTGTATCGCGAAGATTATTATGATAAGGAAACGGAAAATCAGCACATTACAGAAATCATACTGGCCAAGCACCGCAACGGCCCCGTCGGTTCTGTAAAGCTGTACTTCAAGGGCGAGTATACCTTATTCTTGAATTTGGATACGACCCATGAAGACCGTCTGTAA
- the thiD gene encoding bifunctional hydroxymethylpyrimidine kinase/phosphomethylpyrimidine kinase, which produces MKHVVSIAGTDPSGGAGAAADCKTFCAHGCYAMNVITAVVSQNTQGVRGYMNVTPEMIASQIDAVFEDIEVDAVKIGMVSVPETIRIIAGKLRQYKPSFVVVDPVMVATSGHRLLAEEAEQTLKEELIPLADVLTPNIPEAEVLTGRHIDDFASMEQAAKDIAALGAKAVLVKGGHRVEDATDILYDGEGFHYFKGRRVESTSTHGTGCSLSSAIASNLANGMNLADAVAVAKQYVFDGISHAEPIGKGHGPIHHFYSLYRKAGM; this is translated from the coding sequence ATGAAACACGTAGTATCGATTGCCGGGACGGACCCGTCCGGCGGGGCCGGAGCGGCGGCGGACTGCAAGACCTTTTGCGCCCATGGTTGTTATGCCATGAACGTCATAACGGCTGTCGTATCGCAGAACACGCAGGGCGTGCGGGGATATATGAACGTGACGCCGGAGATGATCGCATCGCAGATTGACGCTGTATTTGAAGATATAGAGGTAGACGCTGTGAAAATCGGCATGGTCAGCGTTCCCGAGACGATCCGCATCATTGCCGGCAAGCTGCGCCAGTACAAGCCTTCCTTTGTCGTTGTCGACCCAGTCATGGTGGCGACGAGCGGCCATCGGCTGCTGGCCGAAGAAGCAGAACAGACGCTGAAGGAGGAGTTGATTCCCCTGGCAGACGTACTGACGCCGAATATTCCCGAAGCAGAAGTGCTGACGGGACGTCATATCGATGATTTTGCGTCTATGGAACAGGCGGCCAAAGACATCGCAGCCTTAGGAGCGAAGGCCGTGCTGGTCAAAGGCGGCCACCGCGTAGAAGATGCGACGGACATCTTATACGACGGCGAAGGCTTCCATTATTTCAAAGGCCGCCGCGTCGAAAGCACGAGCACTCACGGCACGGGATGCTCCCTGTCCAGTGCCATCGCCTCCAATCTGGCGAACGGCATGAACCTGGCCGACGCCGTCGCGGTGGCCAAGCAGTACGTCTTCGACGGCATCAGCCACGCCGAACCGATTGGCAAAGGCCACGGGCCTATCCATCATTTCTACAGCCTGTACCGCAAGGCGGGCATGTAG
- a CDS encoding YybS family protein, producing the protein MEQKRITPLTTAGCFAAVMLILALLSTFMPFFSFVGYFIMPIPMTIIYMKYGMRQALLLGVVVGILMGIFIDPLTAVAQLITFASVGLAIGAGFRYEWAPAKMLACVAAALIAATGVLLALMYIVLDINLLAAIYSAFDTVVADTIAQYKTSGMSDIQLAEARMQLEEVRRLLPSMLPMFLCLAMAVIAYINVKISQLVLIRLGFSIKPFLPIRYWEISRSVIYLYVLALVMKYWGTTRDIEWLSIAGVNLNQVAFFFICIQGLAFLFYFLDRRFHISTGLQVLIIILFFVMPVFSYAAFAAGLMDMLLNYRKKRNTM; encoded by the coding sequence GTGGAACAAAAGCGCATTACGCCTCTTACGACTGCCGGCTGCTTTGCCGCTGTCATGCTTATCCTGGCCCTTCTCAGCACCTTTATGCCCTTCTTTTCCTTTGTAGGGTACTTTATCATGCCTATTCCCATGACGATTATCTATATGAAATACGGCATGCGCCAGGCGCTGCTGCTCGGCGTCGTCGTAGGTATCCTCATGGGAATTTTCATCGATCCCCTGACGGCAGTTGCCCAGCTCATTACCTTTGCCTCTGTCGGCCTGGCTATCGGCGCCGGATTCCGCTATGAATGGGCGCCGGCCAAGATGCTGGCCTGCGTAGCGGCGGCCCTCATTGCCGCCACGGGCGTTCTTCTCGCACTTATGTATATTGTTCTCGACATCAATTTGCTGGCGGCGATTTACAGCGCCTTCGATACGGTCGTCGCCGATACGATCGCCCAGTATAAAACCAGCGGCATGTCTGATATCCAGCTGGCCGAGGCGCGGATGCAGCTGGAAGAAGTGCGGCGTCTTCTGCCGTCTATGCTTCCCATGTTTTTATGCCTGGCCATGGCGGTTATTGCCTATATCAACGTCAAGATTTCCCAGCTGGTGCTCATTCGCTTAGGTTTTTCCATTAAGCCCTTTTTGCCGATTCGTTATTGGGAAATTTCGCGCAGTGTGATATACTTATATGTATTGGCATTGGTCATGAAATATTGGGGGACGACGCGGGATATCGAGTGGCTCAGCATCGCCGGCGTCAACTTGAATCAAGTCGCCTTTTTCTTCATATGCATTCAGGGCCTGGCCTTCCTGTTTTATTTCCTCGACCGCCGGTTTCATATCAGCACGGGGTTGCAGGTGCTCATTATCATTTTGTTTTTTGTCATGCCCGTGTTTTCCTACGCGGCCTTTGCCGCCGGATTGATGGACATGCTTTTGAATTATCGCAAGAAACGCAATACGATGTGA
- a CDS encoding ribonuclease J, translating into MAKKEKLMVIPLGGLGEIGKNMTVIQYGNDIIVIDAGLSFPDDDMFGIDLVIPDMSYLIENRDKVRAVVITHGHEDHIGSLAYLLNEVNVPVYATKLVCGLIEGKLKENHITNYKLNEVQHGDEVQIGCMKVGFIRTNHSIPDASALYFKTPVGTIVHTGDFKIDLTPVDGQPMDIHKFADLGRRGVLLLMSDSTNAERPGYTESETTVGHAFRKAFRAATGRIILATFASNISRIQQAINTAVQFKRKVTVLGRSMVNNVQIAIELGYLNVPDGVLIEPDELGRYPDDQVLILTTGSQGEPMAGLSRMASNNHRSVSIMPGDTVIISATPIPGNEMGVSRTIDNLMKLGANVVAGRDKKIHVSGHASQEELKLMLDLIRPKYFIPVHGEYRMLKQHGDLAVQMGVEKSHVLIGDNGQIFEFSNRSGNKAGRVNAGRVFVDGLGVGDVGNIVIRDRQQLAMEGVVIVVMTLAKGTSHALAGPDIVSRGFVYVRDSEELISEAHDRVAAVLERCEAGNIREWAVIKSQVRDTLSRYLYEKTKRRPMILPIIMEV; encoded by the coding sequence TTGGCTAAGAAAGAAAAGCTGATGGTCATTCCATTGGGCGGCTTGGGCGAAATCGGCAAGAATATGACCGTAATCCAATACGGAAATGACATCATCGTAATTGACGCCGGACTGTCTTTCCCTGACGACGATATGTTTGGCATTGACCTCGTCATCCCTGATATGAGCTATTTGATTGAAAACAGGGATAAGGTGAGGGCTGTCGTCATTACGCATGGTCACGAAGACCATATCGGCAGTTTGGCATATTTGCTCAATGAAGTAAATGTGCCCGTTTACGCGACGAAATTAGTATGCGGCCTCATTGAAGGCAAATTGAAGGAAAATCACATTACGAATTACAAATTGAACGAGGTGCAGCACGGCGACGAAGTACAGATCGGCTGCATGAAAGTGGGCTTTATCCGAACCAATCACTCTATTCCCGATGCCAGCGCCCTGTATTTCAAGACGCCTGTAGGCACGATCGTCCATACGGGCGACTTTAAAATCGACCTGACCCCGGTGGACGGCCAGCCGATGGACATCCACAAGTTTGCAGACCTGGGCCGCCGCGGCGTACTGCTGCTCATGTCGGACAGCACGAACGCGGAACGGCCGGGCTATACCGAATCGGAAACGACTGTAGGCCACGCATTCCGCAAGGCCTTCCGGGCTGCGACGGGACGCATTATTTTAGCGACCTTCGCTTCGAATATTTCCCGTATTCAGCAGGCTATCAATACGGCCGTGCAGTTTAAGCGCAAGGTGACCGTATTAGGCCGCAGCATGGTCAATAACGTGCAGATCGCCATCGAATTGGGGTATCTGAACGTGCCTGACGGCGTGCTCATTGAGCCCGACGAATTGGGACGTTATCCCGACGACCAGGTCCTGATCCTGACGACGGGCAGCCAGGGCGAGCCTATGGCCGGCTTATCCCGCATGGCCTCCAACAATCACCGCAGCGTCAGCATCATGCCGGGCGATACGGTCATCATTTCGGCGACGCCGATTCCGGGCAACGAAATGGGCGTAAGCCGGACTATCGACAACCTCATGAAGCTGGGCGCCAATGTCGTTGCCGGCCGGGATAAGAAAATTCACGTGTCGGGCCATGCCAGCCAGGAAGAATTGAAGCTTATGCTGGATTTGATCCGGCCGAAGTATTTTATTCCCGTTCACGGCGAATACCGCATGCTGAAGCAGCACGGCGATTTGGCAGTGCAGATGGGCGTCGAAAAGAGCCACGTCCTCATTGGCGACAACGGGCAGATTTTCGAATTTTCCAACCGCTCCGGCAATAAAGCCGGCCGGGTCAACGCCGGCCGCGTATTCGTCGACGGCCTCGGCGTCGGCGACGTCGGCAACATCGTCATCCGCGACCGCCAGCAATTAGCTATGGAAGGCGTCGTCATCGTCGTCATGACCTTGGCGAAGGGGACGAGCCACGCTTTGGCCGGACCGGATATCGTATCGAGAGGCTTTGTCTACGTCCGCGATTCGGAAGAGCTGATCAGCGAAGCTCACGACCGCGTCGCCGCCGTCCTCGAACGGTGCGAAGCCGGCAACATCCGCGAATGGGCGGTCATTAAGTCGCAGGTTCGCGATACGCTGAGCCGGTACTTGTATGAAAAGACGAAACGCCGGCCTATGATTTTGCCGATTATTATGGAAGTATAA
- a CDS encoding SixA phosphatase family protein, translated as MYVCLMRHGKAEPYHDGMDDKKRELIEKGKKQAVAMLDAARLWWPEGTTVLWASPYIRTCQTAAFFDTRIPYTAFHTHPAIAAGDLDAVYKDILCGSDGEVVCIVGHSPYLEQWTKAWTGLDIQFKTGSMALFDYDPFDSNGGTASLLLYMSPKAAKLIKK; from the coding sequence ATGTATGTTTGTTTGATGCGTCATGGCAAAGCCGAGCCGTACCATGACGGAATGGACGATAAAAAGCGGGAACTGATTGAAAAGGGCAAGAAGCAGGCTGTGGCAATGCTCGACGCCGCCCGGCTGTGGTGGCCCGAAGGGACTACCGTCCTGTGGGCCAGCCCGTATATCCGCACGTGTCAAACGGCGGCGTTTTTTGATACGCGCATTCCCTATACTGCTTTTCATACCCATCCGGCCATTGCAGCCGGTGATCTGGACGCCGTCTATAAGGATATTCTGTGCGGGAGCGACGGGGAGGTCGTGTGCATTGTCGGCCATTCGCCCTATTTAGAGCAATGGACTAAGGCATGGACCGGTCTGGATATACAGTTCAAAACGGGCAGCATGGCCTTGTTTGATTACGATCCCTTTGATAGCAACGGGGGCACGGCGTCGCTGCTCCTGTATATGAGCCCGAAGGCAGCAAAGCTGATAAAGAAATAA
- the rplI gene encoding 50S ribosomal protein L9, giving the protein MKVILLQDVKKLGKKGEIIEVSEGYGRNFLLPRKLAAPGTSENINDAKQKQAAAKHKAQVASDEAVVLASQLKKVELTIPVKVGEGGKVFGAITGKNISEAAKAQYDIDIDKKKVEIKEPIKSLGTYDVVIRVHPTITSVIKVHVVEG; this is encoded by the coding sequence ATGAAAGTAATATTATTGCAAGACGTAAAAAAATTGGGTAAAAAAGGTGAAATCATAGAAGTATCGGAAGGCTACGGCCGCAATTTCCTGCTGCCCCGCAAATTAGCCGCGCCGGGCACGTCGGAAAACATCAACGACGCGAAGCAGAAGCAGGCGGCGGCTAAGCATAAGGCCCAGGTAGCGTCCGACGAAGCCGTCGTCCTGGCCAGCCAGCTGAAAAAGGTAGAATTGACGATTCCCGTAAAGGTCGGTGAAGGCGGAAAGGTATTCGGCGCGATTACGGGCAAAAATATCAGCGAAGCGGCGAAGGCCCAGTACGACATCGACATCGACAAGAAGAAAGTCGAAATCAAGGAACCCATTAAATCGCTGGGAACGTACGACGTCGTCATCCGCGTTCATCCGACCATTACGAGCGTCATCAAGGTTCATGTCGTAGAAGGATAA
- the lonC gene encoding Lon family ATP-dependent protease, whose product MKELLDKLLQRHKYLEPTAEEELRRQVNVLYGAFTGLIGAEKMVLRASKYAALSYVHSEDPRQRLVGLQRLVYENASYDRIPKDDEVIDVLNELEIVLAEMLARQAVEERLEKKISQRMEEKQQEYVQEIKMQIIKEELHDVETPQTKRKLAELQKLDTIQLSESIMEQVRPKKLSAVVGQERAVEAMQSKLASVYPQHLLLYGPPGVGKTTAARIVLQEAKGLPFTPFGPDAPFVETDGTTLRWDSRDMTNPLIGSVHDPIYQGARRDLADTGIPEPKPGLVTEAHGGILFIDEIGEMDPMLLNKLLKVLEDKRVKFESAYYDEEDPNVPKYIKKLFAEGAPADFILIGATTRSPWEINPAIRSRCAEIFFEPLVPSDIQTIVENAAKELGAVLEDGAAALISTFTIEGRKAVNILADAYGLAVYRAGRKDGVVITKDHIHRVSQISRLTPYAMEKASDVPAVGKIFGLGVSGYLGSAIEIEAVAFPAREAGKGYYRFNDTAGSMAKDSMFNAAAVVRSVTGKELSDYDVNINFVGGGNIDGPSAGCAITTALISAITQTPIRQDVAVTGEISVRGQVKPVGGVFEKAYGACQAGMKAIVIPKDNGQDIPEHHLDLDIRCAETIQDVLDVMFVK is encoded by the coding sequence ATGAAAGAATTGCTTGATAAACTGTTACAGCGCCATAAGTATCTGGAACCGACGGCGGAGGAAGAGCTCCGCCGTCAGGTTAACGTGCTTTACGGCGCTTTTACTGGTCTTATAGGGGCGGAAAAGATGGTGCTCAGGGCCAGTAAATACGCCGCCCTGTCCTATGTTCATTCGGAAGACCCGCGGCAGCGGCTGGTCGGCCTGCAGCGCCTCGTATATGAAAACGCGTCGTACGACCGCATCCCGAAGGATGACGAGGTCATCGACGTATTGAACGAGCTGGAAATCGTACTGGCTGAAATGCTGGCCCGCCAGGCTGTGGAAGAGCGGCTGGAAAAGAAGATTTCCCAGCGGATGGAAGAAAAGCAGCAGGAATACGTGCAGGAAATCAAGATGCAGATTATCAAGGAAGAACTGCACGATGTAGAGACGCCGCAGACGAAGCGCAAGCTGGCCGAGCTGCAGAAGCTCGACACGATACAGCTGTCCGAATCGATTATGGAGCAAGTCCGTCCGAAAAAGCTCAGCGCCGTCGTCGGCCAGGAACGGGCCGTAGAAGCGATGCAGAGCAAGCTGGCTTCCGTGTATCCGCAGCATCTTCTGCTGTACGGACCTCCCGGCGTAGGCAAGACGACGGCGGCCCGCATCGTCCTGCAGGAGGCGAAAGGCCTTCCCTTTACGCCCTTCGGACCTGACGCGCCCTTTGTCGAAACGGACGGGACGACGCTGCGCTGGGATTCGCGCGATATGACCAATCCCCTCATCGGCTCGGTCCACGATCCCATTTATCAGGGCGCGCGCCGCGATTTGGCCGACACGGGGATTCCCGAACCCAAGCCGGGACTGGTGACGGAGGCCCACGGCGGCATCCTGTTCATCGACGAAATCGGCGAAATGGACCCTATGCTGCTGAACAAGCTGCTGAAGGTATTGGAAGATAAACGGGTGAAGTTCGAGTCGGCCTATTACGACGAAGAAGACCCGAACGTGCCTAAGTATATTAAGAAACTGTTTGCCGAAGGCGCGCCGGCCGATTTTATCCTCATCGGGGCGACGACGCGGAGCCCCTGGGAAATCAATCCGGCGATTCGCTCGCGCTGCGCCGAAATCTTTTTCGAGCCCCTCGTGCCGTCGGATATACAGACTATCGTAGAAAACGCGGCAAAGGAGCTGGGCGCAGTCTTGGAAGACGGCGCGGCGGCCCTTATCAGCACCTTTACGATCGAAGGGCGCAAAGCCGTCAATATTCTGGCCGACGCTTACGGCTTGGCCGTATATCGGGCCGGCCGCAAGGACGGCGTCGTCATCACGAAGGATCACATTCACCGCGTGTCCCAGATCAGCCGCCTCACGCCGTACGCCATGGAAAAGGCGAGCGACGTGCCGGCTGTGGGGAAAATATTCGGCCTCGGAGTTTCGGGATATTTAGGCTCGGCGATTGAAATCGAAGCCGTCGCCTTTCCCGCCCGTGAAGCCGGCAAGGGCTATTACCGCTTCAACGATACGGCCGGCTCAATGGCCAAGGACTCCATGTTCAACGCCGCCGCCGTAGTGCGCAGCGTGACGGGCAAGGAACTGTCCGATTACGACGTCAATATCAATTTTGTCGGCGGCGGGAACATCGACGGCCCGTCGGCAGGCTGCGCGATTACGACGGCCCTCATCTCGGCTATTACGCAGACGCCGATCCGACAGGATGTGGCCGTTACGGGCGAAATTTCCGTGCGGGGACAGGTAAAGCCCGTCGGCGGCGTATTTGAAAAGGCCTACGGCGCCTGCCAGGCCGGCATGAAGGCCATCGTCATTCCTAAGGACAATGGGCAGGATATTCCGGAACACCATCTGGATTTGGATATACGCTGCGCTGAAACGATTCAGGACGTATTGGATGTTATGTTTGTAAAGTAG
- the sppA gene encoding signal peptide peptidase SppA, with product MEKKKKIRIAGVVAAVLFIAVAAAGSLSRSDSVRKLYQEPRVAVIRVNGPIVGGDDADMAWGSPSSTTSGALMRQFRKARQDDSVQAVLLRVNSPGGSAAATQEAAAELQKLKDSGKPVVVSMGDTAASGAYWLAAYGDKIYANPSTITGSIGVYMSYYDVQGLSEKLGVREEKIKSGPHKDIFSPFRPMTEEERRLTQNMVDDMYEQFVAVVAEQRHMDGETVRSLADGRVFTGVQAKEAGLVDELGNYYDALGYAGTLIHADPDKVATVTYDDAFSWDQLLSGRITAPSLAEGLYEAGQRIPFPLIIWKGGRQQ from the coding sequence ATGGAAAAGAAGAAAAAAATCCGCATTGCCGGCGTCGTTGCGGCAGTGCTGTTTATTGCCGTTGCCGCGGCCGGGTCCCTGTCCCGCTCGGACAGCGTGCGGAAGCTGTATCAGGAGCCGCGCGTAGCCGTTATCCGCGTCAATGGCCCCATTGTCGGCGGCGACGACGCCGATATGGCTTGGGGAAGCCCGTCTTCGACGACGTCGGGCGCGCTGATGCGCCAGTTCCGCAAGGCCAGGCAGGACGACAGCGTACAGGCTGTACTGCTGCGCGTCAACAGCCCCGGCGGCAGCGCGGCGGCGACGCAGGAAGCGGCGGCAGAGCTGCAGAAGCTGAAGGATTCAGGCAAGCCTGTCGTCGTATCCATGGGCGATACGGCCGCGTCGGGGGCCTACTGGCTGGCGGCTTATGGAGATAAAATATACGCCAATCCTTCGACGATTACGGGAAGCATTGGCGTGTATATGTCGTATTATGATGTGCAGGGACTGAGCGAAAAGCTGGGCGTGCGGGAAGAAAAAATCAAATCGGGGCCCCATAAAGATATTTTCTCGCCCTTCCGCCCGATGACCGAAGAGGAACGGCGGCTGACCCAGAATATGGTCGACGATATGTACGAGCAATTTGTCGCCGTCGTGGCCGAGCAGCGCCATATGGACGGCGAAACGGTGCGCTCCCTGGCCGACGGTCGGGTGTTTACAGGCGTGCAGGCAAAGGAGGCGGGCCTCGTCGACGAGCTGGGGAATTATTACGACGCCTTGGGCTATGCGGGGACGCTGATTCACGCCGATCCGGACAAGGTGGCGACGGTGACGTACGACGACGCTTTTTCGTGGGATCAGCTGCTGTCCGGCCGGATCACGGCGCCTTCTCTGGCCGAAGGGCTGTATGAAGCCGGACAGAGA
- a CDS encoding DHH family phosphoesterase produces MLKEMLSRRNEEPFFLITVLLLIIIAVYNWVIALLALILIIGAYVLTRKNTNERNREISQFFDAVSQSVDQASTYAVQNLPIGIAIVDMQSSLCWANSVFRDWIGDIDNDQKLDHIMPNLNIDKFWGKFGYFFEHIDKRYYRVVYKYLQTEAAEDDNYLILYFEDITDTETQKMNCIASVPVLCDIEIDNMEEVAKGMTSVQQTTLWTNVNNCLIDELTSLGAFVRSYGNEKYFACLSREALDELKKDNFSFLEKIRMIHTVNRIPVTLSMGVAACPKDVVTQGMVNFNELADKAQAGLDLALGRGGDQVVVYEEDGSPHFYGGKTRSVEKNTRVRARVVAQAIRELIDTSDLVLVMGHEREDYDSIGAAVGVAHMARIIGKPVHIVISKQTDAIRRLETQILNVPAFKDLLISAETAEELCNSQTLLFIVDTHRTDMTVAPALIEQTERRVVIDHHRRSSDFIKKPLLTYTEPSSSSTSELVTELLQYYQEDVELEKIEATALYAGIIVDTKNFAVQTGVRTFDAAAYLRRSGADPEIVRELFSSDFTTVREKAAILSEARIVDGVAMASCPKGTKNTTIVAAQIADMLINIDNVNASFTFCELPDGNIGVSARSKGDINVQLVMEALGGGGHRTVAGAQLKERTVEEAQQDVMTALRDVINQNKETEKE; encoded by the coding sequence ATGCTGAAGGAAATGCTGTCAAGACGAAACGAGGAGCCCTTTTTCCTCATTACGGTCTTGCTGCTGATTATTATCGCCGTATATAATTGGGTCATAGCGCTGCTGGCGCTGATACTGATCATCGGGGCCTACGTGCTGACGCGGAAAAATACGAACGAGCGCAATCGGGAAATCAGTCAGTTTTTCGACGCCGTTTCCCAAAGCGTCGACCAGGCGTCGACTTACGCCGTGCAGAATCTGCCCATCGGCATAGCCATCGTCGATATGCAGTCCAGCCTCTGCTGGGCTAACAGCGTGTTCCGCGACTGGATCGGCGATATCGACAACGACCAGAAGCTGGATCATATTATGCCCAATTTAAATATCGATAAATTTTGGGGGAAATTCGGCTACTTTTTCGAACATATCGATAAGCGGTATTACCGCGTCGTCTACAAGTATTTGCAGACGGAAGCGGCGGAAGACGACAACTATCTCATCTTGTATTTTGAAGATATTACGGACACGGAAACGCAGAAGATGAACTGTATTGCCTCCGTGCCGGTACTGTGCGATATTGAAATTGACAACATGGAAGAAGTCGCCAAGGGCATGACGTCGGTCCAGCAGACGACGCTGTGGACGAATGTCAACAACTGCCTGATCGACGAATTGACGTCGCTGGGAGCTTTCGTCCGTTCGTACGGCAACGAAAAGTACTTCGCCTGCCTGAGCCGCGAGGCCCTCGACGAACTGAAGAAGGATAATTTTTCCTTTCTCGAAAAAATCCGCATGATCCATACGGTCAACCGCATTCCCGTTACGCTCAGCATGGGCGTGGCGGCTTGCCCGAAGGATGTCGTGACCCAGGGCATGGTCAACTTCAACGAGCTGGCCGACAAGGCCCAGGCCGGGCTGGATCTGGCCTTGGGACGGGGCGGCGACCAGGTCGTCGTATATGAAGAAGACGGCTCGCCTCATTTTTACGGCGGCAAGACCCGGTCTGTCGAAAAGAATACCCGCGTCCGGGCCCGCGTCGTCGCCCAGGCGATACGCGAACTCATCGACACGAGCGATCTCGTCCTGGTCATGGGGCATGAACGGGAAGATTACGACAGCATCGGAGCTGCCGTCGGCGTGGCTCACATGGCCCGCATCATCGGCAAGCCCGTCCACATCGTCATCAGCAAGCAGACCGACGCCATCCGACGCCTGGAAACGCAGATACTCAACGTGCCGGCCTTTAAGGACTTGCTCATTTCGGCGGAAACGGCGGAAGAGCTGTGCAACAGCCAGACGCTGCTGTTTATCGTCGATACCCATCGGACGGACATGACCGTCGCGCCGGCCTTGATCGAACAGACGGAACGGCGCGTCGTCATCGACCATCACCGCCGCAGCTCCGACTTTATCAAGAAGCCCCTCCTGACGTATACGGAGCCGTCCAGCTCTTCGACGAGCGAGCTCGTCACGGAACTGCTCCAGTATTATCAGGAAGACGTAGAGCTGGAAAAAATCGAAGCGACGGCCCTGTATGCCGGCATTATCGTCGATACGAAAAACTTCGCCGTCCAGACCGGCGTCCGTACCTTTGACGCCGCAGCCTACCTGCGCCGCAGCGGCGCCGACCCGGAAATCGTGCGGGAGTTGTTCAGCTCCGACTTTACGACAGTCCGGGAAAAGGCGGCCATCTTATCGGAGGCGCGCATCGTAGACGGCGTGGCCATGGCTTCCTGCCCGAAGGGGACAAAGAACACGACCATTGTAGCGGCGCAAATCGCCGATATGCTTATCAATATAGACAACGTAAACGCCAGCTTTACGTTCTGCGAGCTTCCTGACGGCAATATCGGCGTCAGCGCCCGCTCCAAGGGAGATATTAACGTACAGCTCGTCATGGAAGCCTTAGGCGGCGGCGGCCATCGCACCGTCGCCGGCGCGCAGCTCAAAGAGCGTACTGTAGAAGAAGCGCAGCAGGACGTCATGACGGCCCTGCGGGACGTAATCAATCAAAATAAGGAGACTGAAAAAGAATGA